CCGCCGCGGTTCTTGGCGCCCTCGAGGACCAGTTGCAGCTGTTCGCGCACACGGGGCTGGCCGATGAACTCCGCAAGCGACCGTGGCCGCAGGCTGGCGTCGATGTCGCCCTCGCCGACGGTCAGCGCCGGGGTGACCTCGCGGTCCTCGGGCGCGTCGTCGTCGAATCTGTTCATTTCCTACCCAGCATCGACAGGGCCGAGCGCAACGCCGTCGACTGCGTGGCCTCGGGTTCGTTGGCGAGCACCTTGTCGGTGGCCTCTTCGGCCTGTTTGAGCGCAAACCCAAGCCCGACAAGCGCTTCCACGACGGGGCCGCGCACCGAATGGCCGTTGAGCGCGGCGGCGCCCGACGGCGTCACAGCACCCACCTTGTCGCGCAGACTCAGGGCCATCAGTTCGGCGGTCTTCTTGCCGACCTTCGGTATCCGCGTCAGCGCGGCGATGTCGCCCTCGCCGATCGCACGCCGCAGCGTGGGCCCGTCGTACATGGCCAGCGCACCGAGGGCGATGCTGGGCCCGATGCCCGACACCCCCAGCAGTGTCAGGAAGAGGTTGCGCGCGTCGGCGTCGGCGAAGCCGTAGAGCGTCATCGAATCCTCGCGCACGATCATCGCGGTGATCAGCCGGGCCTCGTCACCGCGGTGCAGTGTCGCCAGGGTGGC
The nucleotide sequence above comes from Mycolicibacterium moriokaense. Encoded proteins:
- the ruvA gene encoding Holliday junction branch migration protein RuvA, producing the protein MIASVRGEVLDIALDHVVIEAAGVGYKVMATPATLATLHRGDEARLITAMIVREDSMTLYGFADADARNLFLTLLGVSGIGPSIALGALAMYDGPTLRRAIGEGDIAALTRIPKVGKKTAELMALSLRDKVGAVTPSGAAALNGHSVRGPVVEALVGLGFALKQAEEATDKVLANEPEATQSTALRSALSMLGRK